A genomic window from Pseudogulbenkiania sp. MAI-1 includes:
- a CDS encoding substrate-binding domain-containing protein, whose amino-acid sequence MNLRQFAALLNLSPTTVSRALNGFPEVNAETRERVLAAAAQYGYRPNTVARRLATGRTDSIGLIYPFEPSDLGDPVFLDVIAGITERLAEEQMDLVIVSAAKSNELATYHRVVSGSRVDGLIVARTQVDDPRLNYLQDKNFPFVAHGRSNLKQPYPWFDYDNEAGMRMAVERLAGFGHRDIALISSPLNMNFARQRRQGFLLGLDAAGLEPVPEHLVVGGLAPGQGSEAMERLLASSPRPTAVVVDNNVAAVGVLQALRRAGLVPGRDISVVVFGNMPALDGEASTVSAVVQPEPRKAGRTLAELMLARLAGKPVAGLTQLWKPVLVAGDTDGPLPG is encoded by the coding sequence ATGAATCTCCGCCAGTTCGCCGCCCTGTTGAATCTGTCTCCCACCACCGTCAGCCGCGCCCTGAATGGTTTCCCCGAAGTGAATGCGGAAACGCGCGAGCGCGTGCTGGCGGCCGCCGCCCAGTACGGCTACCGGCCCAACACGGTGGCGCGGCGCCTGGCTACCGGCCGCACCGACAGCATCGGCCTGATCTACCCGTTCGAGCCGAGCGACCTGGGTGACCCGGTATTCCTGGACGTGATCGCCGGTATCACCGAGCGGCTGGCCGAGGAGCAGATGGACCTGGTGATCGTTTCGGCCGCCAAGTCGAACGAGTTGGCCACCTACCACCGCGTGGTGTCTGGCAGCCGGGTGGACGGCCTGATCGTGGCGCGTACCCAGGTGGACGACCCGCGTCTCAATTATCTGCAGGACAAGAACTTTCCTTTCGTCGCGCACGGCCGCTCGAACCTCAAGCAGCCTTACCCCTGGTTCGACTACGACAACGAGGCCGGCATGCGCATGGCGGTGGAGCGCTTGGCCGGCTTCGGTCATCGCGATATCGCGCTGATCAGCTCCCCGCTCAACATGAACTTCGCCAGGCAGCGCCGCCAGGGCTTTTTGCTCGGCCTCGATGCTGCGGGGCTTGAGCCGGTGCCGGAGCACTTGGTGGTGGGCGGGCTGGCGCCGGGGCAAGGCAGTGAGGCGATGGAGCGGCTGCTGGCATCGTCGCCGCGGCCCACTGCCGTGGTCGTCGACAACAACGTGGCAGCGGTCGGCGTGCTGCAGGCGTTGCGCCGTGCCGGTCTGGTGCCCGGCCGCGACATTTCGGTGGTCGTGTTCGGCAATATGCCGGCGCTCGACGGCGAGGCCAGCACGGTCAGCGCCGTCGTGCAGCCCGAGCCGCGCAAGGCCGGCCGCACCCTGGCCGAGCTGATGTTGGCACGTCTGGCCGGCAAGCCCGTAGCCGGGCTGACGCAGCTGTGGAAGCCGGTGCTGGTGGCCGGTGATACCGACGGGCCGCTGCCCGGCTGA
- a CDS encoding carbohydrate porin: protein MRQQRILPLALALAMAGSAGAVFAEDAPLDFHGYLRSGVGTNSDGGGSQACFQLAGAGAKYRLGNECETYAELALGKQVFEDKETGARFRVDSRIAMSAKQWQDWEDTSGDDPKSKFALREMFVTAENIGLGEAKVWAGKRFYDRHDVHINDFYFWDNSGPGAGIENIDVGIGRLAYAWRQNTVDSGSTSVDGLDHKVGVSGHDFRLSGIKTNPGGELTLGLDLRRAKKDDADTANKTTSGVAFNVMHHQNGVLGGFNTLALQYMKGSIAGSFGYPNPNADSNDKRYRIVDALQWQPAGSNFSGMGVAIWEKTQPASGSGQVWTSIGLRPQYAFTKHLGAALELGYDQVKPDNAETRKLTKVTAAFLISPDKGFWSRPQLRLFATYAKWNEAAQASAGTGDALSASGVFGDKTHGMTIGAQAEAWW from the coding sequence ATGAGACAACAACGTATCCTCCCGCTCGCGCTGGCCTTGGCTATGGCCGGCTCGGCTGGTGCCGTATTTGCTGAAGACGCTCCGCTCGATTTCCACGGCTACCTGCGTAGCGGCGTCGGCACCAACAGCGACGGCGGCGGTTCGCAGGCCTGCTTCCAACTGGCTGGGGCCGGTGCCAAGTACCGTCTCGGCAACGAGTGCGAAACCTACGCCGAGCTGGCGCTGGGCAAGCAGGTGTTCGAAGACAAGGAAACCGGAGCACGTTTCCGCGTCGATTCCCGCATCGCCATGTCGGCCAAGCAGTGGCAGGACTGGGAGGACACGAGCGGTGACGATCCCAAGTCGAAATTTGCGTTGCGCGAAATGTTCGTGACCGCTGAGAACATCGGCCTCGGCGAAGCCAAGGTGTGGGCCGGCAAGCGCTTCTACGACCGCCACGACGTGCACATCAACGACTTCTACTTCTGGGACAATTCCGGCCCTGGCGCCGGCATCGAGAACATCGACGTGGGCATCGGCCGCTTGGCCTACGCCTGGCGCCAGAACACCGTCGACTCCGGCAGCACCTCGGTGGATGGCCTGGATCACAAGGTGGGCGTGAGCGGCCACGATTTCCGCCTGTCCGGCATCAAGACCAACCCCGGTGGCGAGCTGACGCTGGGCCTGGATCTCCGCCGCGCCAAGAAGGACGACGCCGATACCGCCAACAAAACCACCAGCGGCGTGGCCTTCAACGTGATGCACCACCAGAACGGCGTGCTTGGCGGCTTCAACACGCTGGCGCTGCAGTATATGAAAGGCAGCATCGCCGGCAGTTTCGGCTATCCGAACCCGAACGCCGACAGTAACGACAAGCGCTACCGCATCGTCGACGCGCTGCAATGGCAGCCGGCCGGCAGCAACTTCTCCGGCATGGGCGTGGCCATCTGGGAAAAGACCCAGCCGGCCAGTGGCTCGGGCCAGGTGTGGACCTCGATCGGCCTGCGCCCTCAGTACGCCTTCACCAAGCACCTCGGCGCCGCGCTGGAACTCGGCTACGACCAGGTGAAGCCGGATAATGCGGAAACCCGCAAGCTGACCAAAGTGACCGCCGCCTTCCTGATCTCGCCGGACAAGGGCTTCTGGAGCCGCCCGCAGCTGCGCCTGTTCGCCACCTATGCCAAGTGGAACGAAGCCGCCCAGGCTTCCGCCGGTACCGGCGACGCGCTATCCGCCAGCGGCGTATTCGGCGACAAGACCCACGGCATGACCATCGGCGCCCAGGCAGAAGCCTGGTGGTAA
- a CDS encoding LysR family transcriptional regulator: protein MSKPDLNQLITLDVLLTEGSVARAARRLRLSPSAMSRALARLRETTGDPLLVRAGRGLVPTPRALELREQVGQLVQDAEAVLRPAEKLDLAQLVRTFTLRVGDGFVENFGPSLIARIGEEAPGVRLRFVQKQDKDSAPLRDGSVDLDTGVVGEGTGPEVRTRALFRDRFIGVVRMGHPLSQGEVTPARYAAGRHILVSRRGLDKGPVDDVLKPLGLEREIVTIVGGFASALALARATELIATVPERHTGNLREGLFSFVLPVFPPEITVSMLWHPRMDADPAHRWLRGCVREVCTHNSPLDRGAKG, encoded by the coding sequence ATGTCGAAACCCGATCTCAACCAGCTGATCACCCTTGACGTGCTGCTTACCGAAGGCAGCGTGGCGCGCGCGGCCCGGCGCTTGCGGCTGAGTCCGTCGGCGATGAGCCGGGCGCTGGCGCGACTGCGCGAGACGACGGGCGATCCGCTGTTGGTCAGGGCGGGACGCGGCCTCGTGCCCACGCCTCGTGCGCTGGAACTGCGCGAGCAGGTCGGTCAGCTCGTGCAGGATGCGGAAGCGGTGCTGCGCCCGGCCGAGAAGCTCGATCTCGCACAACTCGTCCGCACCTTCACGCTGCGCGTCGGCGACGGCTTCGTGGAAAACTTCGGGCCGAGCCTTATCGCCCGTATCGGCGAGGAAGCCCCCGGCGTGCGGCTGCGCTTCGTGCAGAAGCAGGACAAGGACAGCGCGCCGCTGCGCGACGGCAGCGTCGATCTGGATACCGGCGTGGTCGGGGAGGGGACGGGACCGGAAGTGCGCACGCGTGCCTTGTTCCGCGACCGTTTCATCGGCGTCGTGCGCATGGGGCACCCGCTGAGCCAGGGCGAGGTCACACCGGCCCGTTATGCGGCGGGCCGGCACATCCTCGTCTCGCGGCGCGGGCTCGACAAGGGGCCGGTCGATGACGTCTTGAAGCCGCTCGGGCTGGAGCGGGAGATCGTCACCATCGTCGGCGGTTTTGCTTCCGCGCTGGCCCTGGCTCGGGCCACCGAGCTGATCGCCACCGTCCCCGAACGCCATACGGGCAACTTGCGCGAGGGGCTGTTCAGCTTTGTCCTTCCGGTTTTCCCGCCGGAGATCACGGTTTCCATGCTCTGGCACCCGCGGATGGATGCCGACCCGGCGCATCGTTGGTTGCGCGGGTGCGTTCGAGAAGTGTGCACGCACAACTCACCGCTTGATCGAGGCGCAAAAGGGTAG
- a CDS encoding tautomerase family protein, which yields MPLLKFDIIQGRSDEQIRTLLDSAHQAMVQAFEVPPSDRYQCVTQHRPGELVLEDTGLGYTRSVSVVLLTVVTRPRLPAQKVEFYRLLAEKLEADCSLSPDDLIISLVENADADWSFGRGRAQFLTKEL from the coding sequence ATGCCACTCCTCAAATTCGACATCATCCAGGGACGCAGTGACGAGCAGATCCGGACACTCCTGGACTCCGCCCACCAAGCTATGGTTCAAGCCTTTGAAGTTCCTCCAAGTGACCGCTATCAATGTGTCACTCAGCATCGCCCCGGGGAACTCGTCTTGGAAGACACAGGCTTGGGCTATACACGATCTGTCAGCGTCGTTTTACTGACAGTCGTTACACGTCCAAGATTGCCGGCGCAGAAAGTTGAGTTCTATCGCTTGTTGGCTGAGAAACTAGAAGCCGATTGCAGCCTGTCGCCTGATGATTTGATTATTTCGCTGGTGGAAAACGCAGATGCGGACTGGTCATTCGGTCGTGGGCGAGCTCAGTTCCTTACCAAGGAACTCTGA